Below is a window of Pseudomonadota bacterium DNA.
ATGTTTCAAGGGATCTCTCTTACGGAACAGTTGAGCCGTTCAAGTACATTCCCGGCCACCGTATCAACTATGGTGGCGGTTGGAGAGCAGAGCGGCGCTCTCGATAAAACTTTTACGATCCTCTCCGAGCTCTATTACAGAGAGGTCGCAGATGGGGTCAGGTTGGCCAAGGGCATGATTGAGCCAATTGCTATCGTACTACTCGGGATCGTTGTTGGGGTTCTAGTCCTCGCCGTTTATCTTCCGATCTTTGAGATGGGCGGTATTGTTCAGTAGCTCTAGGTTGCCATAACATGCTGAATCTATAGATAAATAAACGCTGGATAAAAACACAGCCTAGGAGCTATCCAGTTGCATCGTAGTATTCTGAAGAGGTTTTATAAAAATACTACGGTTACTAGGGTTTTGCCATGAGAAGCCAGGCGGGTTTTACTCTGATTGAGGTGCTGGTTGTAGGAGCCATTATGGGCATCCTTGCTCTGATAGCCATTCCTCAATATTCAAGCTACAGAGAGCGCGCCTATAACGGAGCCGCCCTTAAGGACCTCAAAAACATAGCCTCGGCTCAAGAGATCTTCTTCGTCAAGAACGCGGCTTACAGGGAGATCTCACACTGCTCAACAATTGCGAATGGAGCTAAGTGTATAGTTGATGGCTTG
It encodes the following:
- a CDS encoding prepilin-type N-terminal cleavage/methylation domain-containing protein, which codes for MRSQAGFTLIEVLVVGAIMGILALIAIPQYSSYRERAYNGAALKDLKNIASAQEIFFVKNAAYREISHCSTIANGAKCIVDGLPGVSFLSKGVSVTITASAAGFTGTARHVNGDKTCSWDSAKGGLVGCS